One segment of Hirundo rustica isolate bHirRus1 chromosome 21, bHirRus1.pri.v3, whole genome shotgun sequence DNA contains the following:
- the LOC120761967 gene encoding pre-mRNA 3'-end-processing factor FIP1-like isoform X1, which yields MATELEPPAAGAVSGAAPLEAEEDEEHWLYGDDTTAKQEDGPISGHTESAHPLQDAPQESRPVNSEDREMSQHALPSGEDDEDDSDSDSDDDDVKVTIGNIKTGAPSYMGTPMNLNLKTGRGYGASASAKLQPKGIDLDAAGNINGLPVIEVDLDSFEDKPWRKPGADLSDYFNYGFNEETWKAYCEKQRRLQLGLDPAPPISTENKITVQQGRTGNAEKEVENNIIKTEFKTDFLALVGGRMKAGPPPNRKLGGTIDVIGGQAGTIRRVEGRRRDKHASEENPIQVLGDHGSKPQPPQQPQQPSQPQQPPQQQPFAPPAGPPPPPLAGPPPPHFLHPPPPVTSVPPPLHPPGLPPPGPIPGLFPPPLAPPPALLIPTLDGQPASYNNRQPPPFGYNSADSGFISYPPISTSHTPWVTTVDKGTSSSSSSHWEYSGSRRERERDRDRERDRERERDRDRTPTTSEYNNDDERYRYYSRERSYDFERDYRRSRDRSREREERHRERRHRDKDDGSKHKSSRRKQHESEEGESHRRHKHKKNKRSKEEKEASEDGAQEGEEQDTKE from the exons ATGGCCACCGAGCTGGAGCCGCCGGCCGCCGGCGCCGTGTCGGGCGCGGCGCCGCTGGAGGcggaggaggacgaggagcaCTGGCTGTACGGGG atgacaccacTGCTAAGCAAGAAGATGGACCAATTTCTGG ACACACAGAATCTGCTCACCCTCTGCAGGATGCTCCCCAGGAGAGCCGGCCCGTCAACAGCGAGGACAGAGAGATGTCCCAGCAC GCCCTTCCCAGTggtgaggatgatgaggatgaCAGTGACAGCGACAGCGACGACGATGACGTGAAGGTCACAATTGGCAACATCAAGACGGGAGCGCCGTCCTACAT GGGAACTCCTATGAATCTAAACTTAAAAACGGGTAGAGGCTATGGAGCATCAGCTTCAG CCAAGTTGCAGCCCAAAGGTATTGACTTGGATGCCGCAGGGAACATAAATGGATTGCCTGTGATAGAAGTGGATTTGGATTCGTTTGAAGACAAACCATGGAGGAAGCCAG gTGCTGATCTTTCTGATTACTTTAATTATGGATTCAATGAAGAAACGTGGAAAGCTTATTGTGAAAAGCAGCGACGgcttcagctggggctggaCCCTGCTCCTCCCATCAGCACTGAGAACAAGATCACG GTTCAGCAGGGAAGAacaggaaatgctgaaaaagaagtggaaaacaACATCATCAAAACAGAGTTCAAAACAGACTTCTTGGCTCTGGTGGGAGGACGAATGAAGGCTGGGCCTCCTCCCAACAG GAAGCTGGGTGGGACCATTGATGTGATCGGGGGCCAGGCAGGCACGATCCGCAGGGTGGAAGGGAGACGCCGGGATAAACACGCCTCGGAGGAAAACCCCATTCAG GTGCTGGGAGACCATGGCAGTAAGCCCCAGcccccccagcagccccagcagccctcccagccccagcagcctcctcagcagcagccgttCGCTCCACCAGCAGGGCCTCCGCCTCCGCCGCTCGCCGGGCCTCCTCCTCCGCATTTCCTGCACCCTCCTCCTCCAGTGACTTCTGTTCCACCTCCCCTGCATCCTCCAG GCCTGCCACCTCCAGGTCCAATTCCAG GGTTGTTCCCACCACCTCTGGCACCACCACCAGCTCTCCTCATCCCCACCTTGGATGG GCAGCCAGCCAGCTACAACAACAGGCAGCCTCCTCCCTTTGGCTACAACTCCGCAG ATTCAGGTTTCATCAGCTACCCCCCCATCTCCACGTCCCACACACCCTGGGTGACCACGGTGGACAAGGGCacgagcagctccagcagcagccactgggaATACTCGGGCTCCAGGCGGGAGAGGGAGCGGGATCGCGACAGGGAGCGCGACAGGGAGCGAGAGCGGGACCGCGACCGCACCCCCACCACCAGTGAATACAACAA CGACGACGAGCGGTACCGCTACTACAGCCGCGAGCGCAGCTACGACTTCGAGCGTGACTACCGGCGCAGCCGCGACCGCAGCCGCGAGCGCGAGGAGCGGCACCGCGAGCGCCGCCACCGCGACAAGGACGACGGCAGCAAACACAAATCCTCCCGCAG GAAGCAGCACGAGAGCGAGGAGGGGGAGAGCCACCGGCGCCACAAGCACAAAAAGAACAAGCGGagcaaggaggagaaggaggccAGCGAGGACGGTGCCCAGGAGGGCGAGGAGCAGGACACCAAGGAGTGA
- the LOC120761967 gene encoding pre-mRNA 3'-end-processing factor FIP1-like isoform X2, whose protein sequence is MCETDSSQQKQSQARRMDFFVRHTESAHPLQDAPQESRPVNSEDREMSQHALPSGEDDEDDSDSDSDDDDVKVTIGNIKTGAPSYMGTPMNLNLKTGRGYGASASAKLQPKGIDLDAAGNINGLPVIEVDLDSFEDKPWRKPGADLSDYFNYGFNEETWKAYCEKQRRLQLGLDPAPPISTENKITVQQGRTGNAEKEVENNIIKTEFKTDFLALVGGRMKAGPPPNRKLGGTIDVIGGQAGTIRRVEGRRRDKHASEENPIQVLGDHGSKPQPPQQPQQPSQPQQPPQQQPFAPPAGPPPPPLAGPPPPHFLHPPPPVTSVPPPLHPPGLPPPGPIPGLFPPPLAPPPALLIPTLDGQPASYNNRQPPPFGYNSADSGFISYPPISTSHTPWVTTVDKGTSSSSSSHWEYSGSRRERERDRDRERDRERERDRDRTPTTSEYNNDDERYRYYSRERSYDFERDYRRSRDRSREREERHRERRHRDKDDGSKHKSSRRKQHESEEGESHRRHKHKKNKRSKEEKEASEDGAQEGEEQDTKE, encoded by the exons ATGTGTGAAACTGATTCTTCCcagcaaaagcaaagccaagccaggaggatggatttttttgtcaG ACACACAGAATCTGCTCACCCTCTGCAGGATGCTCCCCAGGAGAGCCGGCCCGTCAACAGCGAGGACAGAGAGATGTCCCAGCAC GCCCTTCCCAGTggtgaggatgatgaggatgaCAGTGACAGCGACAGCGACGACGATGACGTGAAGGTCACAATTGGCAACATCAAGACGGGAGCGCCGTCCTACAT GGGAACTCCTATGAATCTAAACTTAAAAACGGGTAGAGGCTATGGAGCATCAGCTTCAG CCAAGTTGCAGCCCAAAGGTATTGACTTGGATGCCGCAGGGAACATAAATGGATTGCCTGTGATAGAAGTGGATTTGGATTCGTTTGAAGACAAACCATGGAGGAAGCCAG gTGCTGATCTTTCTGATTACTTTAATTATGGATTCAATGAAGAAACGTGGAAAGCTTATTGTGAAAAGCAGCGACGgcttcagctggggctggaCCCTGCTCCTCCCATCAGCACTGAGAACAAGATCACG GTTCAGCAGGGAAGAacaggaaatgctgaaaaagaagtggaaaacaACATCATCAAAACAGAGTTCAAAACAGACTTCTTGGCTCTGGTGGGAGGACGAATGAAGGCTGGGCCTCCTCCCAACAG GAAGCTGGGTGGGACCATTGATGTGATCGGGGGCCAGGCAGGCACGATCCGCAGGGTGGAAGGGAGACGCCGGGATAAACACGCCTCGGAGGAAAACCCCATTCAG GTGCTGGGAGACCATGGCAGTAAGCCCCAGcccccccagcagccccagcagccctcccagccccagcagcctcctcagcagcagccgttCGCTCCACCAGCAGGGCCTCCGCCTCCGCCGCTCGCCGGGCCTCCTCCTCCGCATTTCCTGCACCCTCCTCCTCCAGTGACTTCTGTTCCACCTCCCCTGCATCCTCCAG GCCTGCCACCTCCAGGTCCAATTCCAG GGTTGTTCCCACCACCTCTGGCACCACCACCAGCTCTCCTCATCCCCACCTTGGATGG GCAGCCAGCCAGCTACAACAACAGGCAGCCTCCTCCCTTTGGCTACAACTCCGCAG ATTCAGGTTTCATCAGCTACCCCCCCATCTCCACGTCCCACACACCCTGGGTGACCACGGTGGACAAGGGCacgagcagctccagcagcagccactgggaATACTCGGGCTCCAGGCGGGAGAGGGAGCGGGATCGCGACAGGGAGCGCGACAGGGAGCGAGAGCGGGACCGCGACCGCACCCCCACCACCAGTGAATACAACAA CGACGACGAGCGGTACCGCTACTACAGCCGCGAGCGCAGCTACGACTTCGAGCGTGACTACCGGCGCAGCCGCGACCGCAGCCGCGAGCGCGAGGAGCGGCACCGCGAGCGCCGCCACCGCGACAAGGACGACGGCAGCAAACACAAATCCTCCCGCAG GAAGCAGCACGAGAGCGAGGAGGGGGAGAGCCACCGGCGCCACAAGCACAAAAAGAACAAGCGGagcaaggaggagaaggaggccAGCGAGGACGGTGCCCAGGAGGGCGAGGAGCAGGACACCAAGGAGTGA